Proteins from a genomic interval of Polaribacter sejongensis:
- a CDS encoding sterol desaturase family protein, giving the protein MDFTNPLVYGVPCFLALILVELTYSKHNKKEEKKKIYKWKDLAASLTMGIGSAILAPLTKTIAAIVLFSFVYEIFNPLVDGVRTNIMGYESFGYAWYIWLICQVLDDFSYYWFHRQNHNVRFLWAAHIVHHSSDNFNLGTAVRNGWFTILYKPFFYVWIVAIGFPPEMLVVCLGIEALWQFQLHTVYIGKLGFLDKILNTHTMHQVHHAQNFEYMDKNHGGFLNAFDRMFGTFKEFDENIDIKYGVTHPPNSYNPFVILTHEYKDIWNDMKKSKNWYHKFMYAFAAPGWSHDGSTLTIKQARKALQEE; this is encoded by the coding sequence ATGGATTTTACAAACCCACTAGTATATGGTGTACCATGTTTCTTAGCACTTATTTTAGTCGAATTAACATACAGTAAGCACAATAAAAAAGAAGAAAAGAAGAAAATTTATAAATGGAAAGATTTAGCAGCTAGCCTTACCATGGGTATTGGTTCTGCTATTCTAGCTCCTTTAACAAAAACAATCGCGGCAATTGTACTTTTTAGTTTTGTCTATGAAATATTCAATCCTTTAGTTGATGGAGTTCGTACAAATATTATGGGGTATGAATCTTTTGGTTATGCTTGGTATATTTGGCTTATTTGTCAGGTATTAGACGATTTTAGCTATTACTGGTTTCACAGACAAAATCATAATGTTCGTTTTTTATGGGCGGCACATATTGTACACCATTCTTCGGATAATTTTAATTTAGGAACCGCCGTTAGAAACGGATGGTTTACCATTCTTTACAAACCTTTCTTTTATGTTTGGATTGTTGCTATTGGTTTTCCACCAGAAATGTTAGTCGTTTGTTTAGGTATTGAAGCTTTATGGCAATTTCAATTACATACCGTTTACATTGGTAAATTAGGTTTCTTAGATAAAATATTGAATACACATACCATGCACCAAGTGCATCATGCTCAAAATTTTGAGTATATGGATAAAAATCATGGTGGATTTTTAAACGCTTTTGATAGAATGTTTGGTACTTTTAAAGAATTTGACGAAAATATTGACATCAAATACGGAGTTACGCACCCACCAAATTCTTATAATCCGTTTGTTATTCTAACACATGAATATAAAGATATTTGGAATGATATGAAAAAATCTAAAAACTGGTATCATAAATTTATGTATGCATTTGCCGCACCAGGTTGGAGCCATGATGGAAGTACTCTAACAATAAAACAAGCTCGTAAGGCTTTACAAGAAGAATAA
- a CDS encoding RNA polymerase sigma factor, which produces MKIIKLHNKQKSLIKKAIDNNREAQQQLFEQHSPKMLGVCRQYVKDLHHAEDLLLQGFLKVFTNLHRFKHEGSFEGWIRRIMVNTCISYLRKKNLIDLSDEDYVFNDAATESLENTSVEDIQKLIDQLPEGYKMVFNLYAIEGYKHSEIAEKLNVSESTSKSQLFKARKLLQQNYYKMNTVSNGDK; this is translated from the coding sequence TTGAAAATTATAAAATTACATAACAAACAAAAATCGCTCATTAAAAAAGCGATAGACAACAATAGGGAAGCGCAACAACAATTGTTCGAGCAACATTCGCCTAAAATGTTGGGAGTTTGTAGGCAATATGTAAAAGATTTGCACCATGCAGAAGATTTACTATTACAAGGCTTTTTAAAGGTTTTTACCAACTTACACAGGTTTAAACACGAAGGTAGTTTTGAAGGTTGGATTCGCAGAATTATGGTGAATACTTGTATTTCTTATCTCCGTAAAAAGAATTTAATTGATTTGTCTGACGAAGATTATGTTTTTAATGATGCAGCAACAGAAAGTTTAGAAAACACATCTGTAGAAGATATTCAGAAATTGATAGATCAATTGCCAGAAGGTTATAAAATGGTGTTTAATTTATATGCGATAGAAGGATATAAACATTCAGAAATTGCAGAGAAATTAAATGTTTCAGAAAGTACCTCTAAATCGCAATTATTTAAAGCACGTAAATTATTGCAACAGAATTATTACAAAATGAATACAGTGAGCAATGGAGACAAATAA
- the ald gene encoding alanine dehydrogenase — translation MKVGIPKEIKNNESRVGMTPAGVFELTKKNHTVYVQSTAGEGSGFFDADYIKVGATILPTIEDVYSQSEMIVKVKEPIESEYPLIKEDQIIFTYFHFASCEPLTKAMIESKSICIAYETVEDSEGTLPLLTPMSEVAGRMAIQQGAKYLEKPIKGRGILLGGVPGVAPGKVLVLGAGVVGVQAAKMAAGLGAHVTIMDINMKRLRYVNDVLPNHVTTAFSSEYSIRQLIKTHDLIIGGVLVKGGKAPKLITRDMLKDMRPGTVIVDVAVDQGGCFETTKATTHEDPTFIIDDVVHYCVANMPGAVPYTSTIALTNVTLPYIKNIANKGWEEACATDASLEKGLNIIKGKIVYKEISEAFHLEAFEA, via the coding sequence ATGAAAGTTGGAATTCCTAAAGAAATTAAGAATAACGAAAGTAGAGTTGGTATGACACCTGCAGGTGTTTTTGAGTTGACTAAAAAAAATCATACTGTTTACGTACAATCTACAGCAGGTGAAGGAAGTGGTTTCTTTGATGCGGACTATATTAAGGTAGGAGCAACTATTTTACCTACCATAGAAGATGTTTACAGCCAGAGTGAAATGATTGTAAAGGTAAAAGAACCTATTGAGTCTGAATATCCTTTAATTAAAGAAGATCAAATTATTTTCACGTATTTTCATTTTGCATCATGCGAGCCTTTAACAAAAGCAATGATAGAAAGTAAATCTATTTGTATTGCTTATGAAACGGTAGAAGATAGTGAAGGAACATTGCCTTTATTAACACCAATGTCTGAGGTTGCTGGTAGAATGGCAATTCAGCAAGGTGCTAAATATTTAGAGAAACCAATTAAAGGTCGTGGTATTTTATTAGGAGGTGTACCAGGAGTTGCACCCGGAAAAGTATTAGTGTTAGGAGCCGGAGTTGTTGGTGTACAAGCAGCAAAAATGGCGGCAGGTTTAGGAGCTCACGTAACTATTATGGATATTAATATGAAACGTTTACGTTATGTTAACGATGTATTACCTAACCATGTTACCACTGCTTTTTCTAGTGAATATAGTATTAGACAGTTGATTAAAACACACGATTTAATTATTGGAGGTGTTTTAGTAAAAGGAGGAAAGGCTCCAAAATTAATTACTAGAGACATGCTTAAAGATATGCGACCAGGAACTGTTATTGTTGATGTTGCCGTAGATCAAGGAGGTTGTTTTGAAACAACGAAAGCAACAACACATGAAGACCCAACATTTATTATTGATGATGTTGTACATTATTGTGTGGCAAATATGCCAGGAGCTGTACCTTATACATCTACTATTGCATTAACAAATGTAACATTACCGTATATTAAAAATATTGCGAATAAAGGTTGGGAAGAAGCTTGTGCTACAGACGCATCTTTAGAAAAAGGATTAAATATTATAAAAGGAAAGATTGTATACAAAGAAATTAGTGAAGCTTTTCATTTAGAAGCTTTTGAAGCATAA
- a CDS encoding DUF6495 family protein — MKYRQLTKEQFESLHEDFARFLATQSIDVKEWNKIKEETPQVAEEEMNVFSDVVWDNVLTKTNYVEHFSKTSVNLFKCDAEEIHRIAIKVTWDINLLEQKGFEWLMQNPMDNSVEIFKGTKPYNKEDRNSEIFDLIEKGSSISKGEIFEFFSQITS, encoded by the coding sequence ATGAAATATAGACAACTTACCAAAGAACAATTCGAAAGCTTACACGAAGACTTTGCTCGTTTTTTAGCAACCCAAAGTATAGACGTTAAAGAATGGAATAAAATAAAAGAAGAAACACCACAAGTTGCAGAAGAGGAGATGAATGTTTTTTCTGATGTTGTTTGGGATAATGTGCTAACAAAAACAAACTATGTAGAACATTTTTCTAAAACCTCTGTAAACCTGTTTAAGTGTGATGCAGAAGAAATACATAGAATTGCTATTAAAGTTACTTGGGATATTAATTTACTAGAACAAAAAGGATTTGAGTGGTTAATGCAAAATCCTATGGATAATTCTGTTGAGATTTTTAAAGGCACAAAACCTTATAATAAAGAGGACAGAAATAGTGAAATTTTCGATTTAATAGAAAAAGGTAGCTCTATTTCTAAAGGAGAAATTTTTGAGTTTTTTAGTCAAATAACGTCTTAG
- a CDS encoding ABC transporter permease, with protein sequence MRFLFEKDTWQEIYGSIRKNKTRTAITIFGAFWGILLLVGLLGAAKGIENSFNSMFGNFATNSVFMSGSRTSMPFKGFQEGRQISLRLSDVDKIRSEIEGIQFVVPRNATGGQVVHGLKTGNFTIFGDFPLIDEVQKKNLIEGRFINQSDMDENKKVCVISEGVYKELFDRNEEAIGVYIKVSGINYKVVGVYETSQFEGKNNIHIPFSTFKLVYNKGDKFEWMVVTGKEEFDIVQLESDVKLLLKNLHKIHPDDNRAFRGFNLGERIKQVTGFLTGMQFLTWFVGIATLIAGVFAIGNILLITVKERTKEIGIRRALGATPNKVRQQIILESLFLTLLAGSLGIIAGGLVLMLLDNFVEFLVNPTVDIPIVLIAYAVLVFLGTLIGFIPAYMATIVKPIDALREE encoded by the coding sequence ATGAGATTTTTATTTGAAAAAGATACTTGGCAAGAAATTTACGGTAGTATTCGAAAGAATAAAACTAGAACTGCAATCACCATTTTTGGGGCGTTTTGGGGAATTCTATTATTGGTAGGTTTATTAGGCGCAGCCAAAGGAATAGAAAATAGTTTTAATAGTATGTTTGGTAATTTTGCTACTAACAGTGTTTTTATGTCTGGGAGTAGAACTTCAATGCCTTTTAAAGGTTTTCAAGAAGGACGCCAAATTAGTTTAAGATTAAGTGATGTAGATAAAATTCGTTCAGAAATAGAAGGTATTCAGTTTGTAGTGCCAAGAAATGCAACTGGCGGACAAGTGGTTCATGGTTTAAAAACTGGTAATTTTACCATTTTTGGAGATTTTCCTTTAATAGATGAAGTTCAAAAAAAGAACCTGATAGAAGGTAGATTTATCAACCAAAGTGACATGGATGAAAATAAAAAGGTTTGTGTTATTAGTGAAGGTGTTTATAAAGAGCTGTTTGATAGAAATGAAGAGGCTATAGGTGTTTACATAAAAGTAAGTGGTATCAATTATAAAGTTGTTGGTGTTTATGAAACGAGTCAGTTTGAAGGAAAAAACAACATTCACATACCTTTTAGTACCTTTAAGTTAGTGTATAACAAAGGCGATAAATTTGAATGGATGGTTGTAACCGGAAAAGAAGAGTTTGATATTGTTCAATTAGAATCTGATGTGAAATTATTATTAAAAAATTTACATAAAATTCATCCTGATGATAACAGAGCGTTTAGAGGATTTAATTTAGGCGAACGTATAAAACAGGTTACAGGCTTTTTAACAGGAATGCAATTTTTAACATGGTTTGTTGGTATTGCAACCTTAATTGCAGGTGTTTTTGCAATTGGTAACATTTTGTTGATTACTGTTAAAGAAAGAACAAAAGAAATAGGAATTAGAAGAGCTTTAGGTGCAACGCCTAATAAAGTAAGACAACAAATTATATTAGAATCGTTATTTTTAACACTGTTAGCAGGTTCTTTGGGAATTATTGCTGGTGGATTAGTTTTAATGTTATTAGATAATTTTGTAGAATTTCTTGTAAATCCTACAGTAGATATTCCTATTGTTTTAATAGCATATGCAGTATTAGTATTTTTAGGAACATTAATAGGATTTATACCTGCGTATATGGCAACAATAGTGAAACCAATAGACGCATTAAGAGAAGAATAA
- the rpsF gene encoding 30S ribosomal protein S6, with product MNHYETVFILNPVLSDTQIKETVQKFEDYLVSKGAEMISKENWGLKKLAYPIQKKKSGFYHLFEFKIAGEEISAYELEFRRDDSVMRYLSVRLDKHAAAWAKIRTERVKSTKK from the coding sequence ATGAATCATTACGAAACTGTTTTCATTTTGAATCCCGTTTTATCTGATACTCAGATAAAGGAGACAGTACAAAAATTCGAAGATTATTTAGTTTCCAAAGGAGCTGAAATGATCTCAAAAGAGAATTGGGGCTTAAAGAAATTAGCGTATCCAATCCAAAAGAAAAAAAGTGGTTTTTACCATTTATTTGAGTTTAAAATTGCAGGAGAAGAAATCTCTGCATATGAGTTAGAATTTAGAAGAGATGATAGCGTTATGCGTTACCTTTCTGTTAGATTAGACAAACATGCAGCTGCTTGGGCAAAAATTAGAACTGAACGTGTTAAATCTACAAAAAAATAA
- a CDS encoding efflux RND transporter periplasmic adaptor subunit, giving the protein MKKVIIFGGIAVALIAVLIWFGKKNSASPIEYKTEKAFKATIVKKSVATGKVTPLEEVEIKPQIAGIIDKIVVEEGAIVKAGDLLATVRVVPNEQSLTSAKGRINSVQIQLNNSKIQYDRNKNLFEKGVISRQEFESLELSYNQAKNDLRNAQNDYQIIKKGSAGSSGANTNIRATTSGMVVEIPVKKGYQVVETNGFSAGTTIATIADMTKMIFEGKVDESEVGKLVKGTEIEISLGAIENKKFPAVLNFIAPKGTEEAGAVQFKIKADVSLDDEHFIRAGYSANAEIVLERKDSVLSIKESLLQFDRKTELPYVEIKNAEGTFDKKDVKLGTSDGVNVEVLEGVTKDDDIKIWNQTSKEDDKDNN; this is encoded by the coding sequence ATGAAAAAAGTAATCATTTTTGGAGGAATAGCTGTTGCATTAATAGCAGTACTAATTTGGTTTGGTAAAAAGAACAGTGCATCACCGATAGAATACAAAACAGAAAAAGCTTTTAAAGCAACAATCGTTAAAAAAAGTGTTGCTACTGGTAAAGTTACTCCGTTAGAAGAAGTAGAGATCAAACCACAAATAGCAGGTATTATAGATAAAATTGTGGTTGAAGAAGGCGCAATTGTAAAAGCAGGAGATTTGTTAGCAACAGTAAGAGTTGTACCAAACGAACAATCTTTAACAAGTGCAAAAGGACGTATTAATTCTGTTCAAATTCAATTAAATAATTCAAAAATACAATACGACAGAAATAAAAACTTGTTTGAAAAAGGAGTTATTTCTCGTCAAGAATTTGAGTCTTTAGAACTTTCATATAATCAAGCAAAAAACGATTTACGTAACGCTCAAAATGATTATCAGATTATTAAAAAAGGATCTGCAGGTTCTTCTGGAGCAAATACAAATATTAGAGCAACAACTTCTGGGATGGTAGTAGAAATTCCTGTTAAAAAAGGATATCAAGTTGTAGAAACAAATGGATTTAGTGCAGGTACTACAATTGCTACGATTGCAGACATGACTAAAATGATTTTTGAAGGAAAAGTTGATGAATCTGAAGTTGGTAAATTGGTTAAAGGAACAGAAATAGAAATTTCTTTAGGAGCTATCGAAAACAAGAAATTTCCAGCAGTTTTAAATTTTATTGCACCAAAAGGAACAGAAGAAGCAGGAGCAGTTCAATTTAAAATTAAGGCAGATGTATCTTTAGATGATGAGCATTTTATTAGAGCAGGTTACAGCGCAAATGCAGAGATTGTTTTAGAGAGAAAAGACAGTGTTTTATCTATTAAAGAATCTTTATTACAGTTTGATAGAAAAACGGAATTGCCTTATGTAGAAATTAAAAATGCAGAAGGTACATTTGATAAAAAAGATGTGAAATTAGGAACGTCAGACGGTGTAAATGTTGAAGTTTTAGAAGGTGTTACTAAAGATGATGATATTAAAATTTGGAATCAAACTTCTAAAGAAGATGATAAAGACAATAATTAA
- the rplI gene encoding 50S ribosomal protein L9, which produces MELILRQDVENLGFKDDIVDVKNGYGRNFLIPTRQAVLATSSAKKVLAENLKQRAYKEAKLIEDANVIAEAVKGYEIKIASKVGSGDKLFGSVNNIDLAAALAKAGTDLDKKFIKVVGGSVKRLGKYEASVRLHRAVVAEITFEVIAE; this is translated from the coding sequence ATGGAATTGATATTAAGACAAGACGTAGAAAATTTAGGATTCAAAGATGATATCGTAGACGTGAAAAACGGTTATGGTAGAAACTTCTTAATCCCTACAAGACAAGCAGTTTTAGCTACTTCATCTGCAAAGAAAGTTTTAGCAGAGAATTTAAAACAACGTGCTTACAAAGAAGCTAAATTAATTGAAGACGCTAATGTTATAGCTGAAGCAGTTAAAGGATATGAAATTAAAATTGCATCTAAAGTTGGTTCAGGAGACAAATTATTTGGTTCTGTAAACAACATCGATTTAGCTGCAGCACTTGCAAAAGCAGGAACAGACTTAGATAAGAAATTTATCAAAGTTGTTGGTGGTTCTGTAAAAAGATTAGGTAAATATGAAGCTTCTGTAAGATTACACAGAGCAGTAGTTGCTGAAATAACTTTTGAAGTTATTGCTGAATAA
- the rpsR gene encoding 30S ribosomal protein S18, which yields MASIEQQAKGGKSADVRYLTPLDIDTKKEAKYCRFKKKDIKYIDFKDADFLMYLVNEQGKILPRRLTGTSLKYQRKVAQAIKRARHLALMPYVGDMLK from the coding sequence ATGGCATCAATAGAACAACAAGCAAAAGGCGGTAAATCTGCTGACGTTAGATATTTAACGCCGTTAGATATAGACACTAAAAAAGAAGCTAAATACTGTAGATTTAAGAAAAAAGATATCAAGTATATCGATTTTAAAGATGCAGACTTCTTAATGTATTTAGTAAACGAACAAGGTAAAATTTTACCAAGACGTTTAACAGGAACTTCATTAAAATATCAACGTAAAGTTGCGCAAGCAATTAAAAGAGCGCGTCATTTAGCGTTAATGCCTTACGTTGGAGATATGTTAAAATAA
- a CDS encoding TonB-dependent receptor: MKQKLFFLCSFILMFSFAANAQTTTSKINGTITDNSGEPLFGATIVALHTPTGTVSGTTAQDNGRYALSNLRIGGPYTITISYLGFKSNKITNIFLTLGKTSNIDVVLSEDSNTLEEVVISSGKNAVFNNDRTGAQTSIRTKDLKVLPTISRSASDFTRLDPSASGGSFGGRNDQFNNFTLDGSIFNNPFGLDAATPGGQTASQPVSLDAIEQISVSTAPYDVTLSGFTGASVNAVTKSGTNTVTGTAYGYYRNQDFTGGKIKGESIFVPKLSQSQVGASIGAPIIKDKLFVFINFEKDNRSDLGQSWLPNTGSGAINESRVLKSDLDEVQSALAGIGYSTGAYEGFTHDSNSTKGLFKLDWNITKDNRLSFVYNFLNASRDLPAHPTALGFRGPSSQMLQFENSGYQINNNLNSFLLELNSTVTDNITNKFQAGYTHFDDFRSPKSAPMPAFRIQDGNGGNYIISGHEPFSINNTLDQKVFQITNNLNISNGDHNYTIGFSFEKFEFENSFNLGAYGFGDARGYVGAFGGDFANMDAFRTGVSNGLLADAMAAAQSTFTTNNANDSWALAETNVGQFAFYVQDDWNINDNFKLSYGVRFDKPLFFNSADKAQDVIDKSFYLPNNPYTDPATGETVLFDSTKMPNNNFLVSPRIGFNWDVNGDSSFQLRGGSGLFTGRFPFVWLGNQIANPNVYFYQVVDPDFKFPQVWRTSLGADVKLKDGTILTTDLSYTKDINGAHVQNWGLKTPTGTLAGGIDNRLVYTDTDRSPNWGGPNDKSNAYVFTNSDKGRTLNASLKAQRNFDNGLYLMAAYNYLNSKDVNSIEAEITGDAFDFNPVLSNANDATLAHSKYGDTHRFIAVASKSWNYGTNDKWTTTISSFYEFAKGGRFNYTYAGDINNDGSNLNDLIYIPTDSQIDAMTFKAPVNTGDLSIQDQKDGLRNYINQDDYLSDRQGEYAERYGALSPWRGKMDVKFIQNLKLGNNNSLEFTIDILNFGNLLNSNWGLVQQPDAVQLLGVTVDNTGLPTYSFNSDLKETFVYNSTLLSRWQAQVGLRYSF; the protein is encoded by the coding sequence ATGAAGCAAAAATTATTTTTTTTATGTTCATTTATTTTAATGTTTAGTTTCGCTGCAAACGCACAAACAACAACATCAAAAATTAACGGAACTATTACGGACAATTCTGGAGAACCATTATTTGGAGCAACTATTGTTGCTTTGCATACTCCTACAGGTACCGTATCTGGTACAACAGCACAAGATAATGGTAGATACGCGCTATCTAACTTAAGAATTGGAGGCCCGTATACGATTACAATTAGTTACCTAGGTTTTAAATCTAATAAGATAACAAATATCTTTTTAACCTTAGGTAAAACCTCAAATATTGATGTTGTTTTATCTGAAGACAGTAACACTTTAGAAGAAGTTGTAATCAGCTCTGGTAAAAATGCTGTTTTTAATAACGATAGAACAGGAGCACAGACCAGTATTAGAACTAAAGATTTAAAGGTATTACCAACGATATCTAGATCTGCATCAGATTTTACACGTTTAGACCCTTCTGCTTCAGGTGGATCTTTTGGAGGGAGAAACGACCAATTTAATAACTTTACATTAGATGGTTCTATATTTAACAACCCATTTGGTTTAGATGCAGCAACACCTGGTGGACAAACAGCTTCTCAGCCGGTATCTTTAGATGCTATAGAGCAAATTTCTGTTTCTACTGCACCTTATGATGTTACTTTATCTGGTTTTACAGGTGCTTCTGTAAATGCAGTAACCAAAAGTGGAACAAACACCGTAACAGGAACCGCATACGGATATTACAGAAATCAAGATTTTACAGGAGGTAAAATTAAAGGGGAAAGTATTTTTGTTCCTAAATTATCACAATCTCAAGTAGGAGCTAGTATAGGTGCACCGATTATAAAAGATAAATTATTTGTTTTTATAAATTTCGAAAAAGACAATAGATCAGATTTAGGTCAGTCTTGGTTGCCAAACACAGGTTCCGGAGCTATTAATGAGTCTAGAGTTTTAAAATCAGATTTAGATGAAGTTCAAAGCGCATTAGCAGGTATTGGTTACAGTACTGGTGCTTATGAAGGTTTTACGCATGATTCTAACAGTACAAAAGGGTTGTTTAAGTTAGATTGGAATATCACTAAAGATAATCGTCTATCATTTGTTTATAATTTTTTAAATGCCTCTAGAGATTTACCAGCGCATCCAACAGCACTTGGTTTTAGAGGTCCAAGTTCTCAAATGTTACAATTCGAAAATTCTGGATATCAAATTAATAATAATTTGAATTCATTTTTATTAGAATTAAATTCTACTGTTACAGATAATATAACAAACAAGTTTCAAGCAGGATATACACATTTCGATGATTTTAGAAGTCCTAAATCGGCTCCAATGCCAGCATTTAGAATTCAAGATGGTAACGGAGGAAATTACATAATTTCAGGTCATGAACCTTTTTCAATTAACAATACATTAGATCAAAAAGTTTTTCAAATTACAAATAACTTAAATATCAGTAATGGAGATCATAACTATACAATTGGTTTTTCTTTTGAAAAATTTGAATTTGAGAATTCCTTTAATTTAGGAGCATACGGTTTTGGAGATGCAAGAGGTTATGTTGGTGCATTTGGTGGAGATTTTGCTAATATGGATGCCTTTAGAACAGGAGTTTCTAATGGTCTTTTAGCGGATGCTATGGCTGCTGCACAAAGCACATTTACCACTAATAATGCCAATGATTCTTGGGCATTAGCAGAAACAAATGTTGGTCAGTTTGCTTTTTACGTACAAGATGATTGGAATATAAACGATAATTTTAAATTATCATATGGTGTTCGTTTTGATAAACCTTTATTTTTCAATTCTGCAGATAAAGCGCAAGACGTAATAGATAAAAGTTTTTACTTACCTAATAATCCATATACAGACCCTGCTACAGGAGAAACAGTATTATTTGATTCTACTAAAATGCCAAATAACAACTTCTTAGTTTCACCAAGAATTGGTTTTAACTGGGATGTAAATGGAGATAGCTCATTTCAATTACGTGGTGGTTCTGGTTTATTTACAGGACGTTTTCCTTTTGTTTGGTTAGGTAACCAAATAGCAAATCCTAATGTGTATTTTTACCAAGTTGTAGATCCTGATTTTAAATTCCCACAAGTTTGGAGAACAAGTTTGGGAGCAGATGTAAAATTAAAAGATGGTACTATTTTAACTACAGATCTTTCATACACAAAAGATATAAACGGAGCACATGTGCAAAACTGGGGTTTAAAAACACCTACAGGAACTTTGGCAGGTGGTATAGATAATAGATTAGTATATACAGATACAGACAGAAGCCCAAATTGGGGAGGACCAAATGATAAATCAAATGCTTATGTATTTACCAATTCTGATAAAGGAAGAACTTTAAATGCATCCTTAAAAGCACAGAGAAATTTTGATAATGGATTGTATTTAATGGCAGCTTATAATTACTTAAATTCTAAAGATGTAAACTCTATTGAAGCAGAAATAACAGGAGATGCTTTCGATTTTAATCCAGTTTTATCTAATGCAAATGATGCAACATTAGCACATTCTAAATATGGAGATACACATCGTTTTATTGCGGTAGCTTCTAAATCTTGGAATTATGGAACAAATGATAAATGGACAACCACAATTTCTTCTTTCTATGAATTTGCAAAAGGAGGTCGTTTTAACTACACATACGCAGGTGATATTAATAATGATGGGTCTAACTTAAATGATTTAATTTACATACCAACAGATAGCCAAATAGACGCAATGACATTTAAAGCACCAGTAAATACTGGAGACTTATCTATTCAAGATCAAAAAGATGGCTTAAGAAATTATATCAATCAAGATGATTATTTAAGTGATAGACAGGGAGAATATGCAGAACGTTATGGTGCATTATCACCTTGGAGAGGAAAAATGGATGTAAAATTTATTCAGAATTTAAAATTAGGAAACAATAATTCTTTAGAGTTTACTATAGATATTTTAAACTTTGGTAATTTATTAAACTCAAACTGGGGCTTAGTGCAACAACCTGATGCAGTACAATTATTAGGTGTTACTGTAGATAATACAGGTTTACCAACCTATAGTTTTAATTCAGACTTAAAAGAAACTTTTGTATATAATTCTACGTTACTTTCTAGATGGCAAGCACAAGTTGGTTTAAGATATTCTTTCTAA